One window of Psychrobacillus sp. FSL H8-0483 genomic DNA carries:
- a CDS encoding CoA transferase subunit A, with the protein MSKITNSIQDALSCVESGNMVLVGGFGLIGAPLSLIEGLTEKDVKDLTIVSNNLGESGKGLGILLNQNKIKKGIGSYFTSNRDVGDKYQKGEIELELLPQGTLAESLRAGGAGLGGYYTTTAVGTDLAKGKEEREIDGVKYIFEKAIRADVALIRAHKADTLGNLVYYKTARNFNPLMATAAKKVIVEVDEIVQPGELNPEEIVTPFLYVDVIIEAQQVLTKEGVVNK; encoded by the coding sequence ATGTCTAAAATTACAAACAGTATTCAGGATGCTCTATCCTGTGTAGAAAGTGGAAATATGGTGTTAGTAGGGGGCTTCGGGCTAATAGGAGCACCGCTTTCATTGATTGAAGGATTAACGGAAAAAGATGTAAAGGATTTAACGATTGTCAGCAATAACCTTGGAGAATCAGGGAAGGGTCTAGGCATTTTGCTAAATCAAAACAAGATTAAAAAAGGAATCGGTTCTTACTTTACGAGTAATCGTGATGTGGGTGACAAGTATCAAAAAGGGGAAATCGAGTTAGAGTTGCTTCCTCAAGGTACATTGGCGGAATCGTTACGTGCTGGTGGAGCAGGTTTAGGTGGCTATTATACGACCACTGCTGTTGGAACTGATCTTGCAAAAGGGAAAGAAGAACGCGAAATCGATGGAGTGAAGTATATATTCGAAAAGGCGATTCGTGCAGATGTGGCATTGATTCGTGCACATAAAGCAGATACTTTAGGTAATCTCGTTTATTACAAAACAGCACGTAACTTCAATCCACTCATGGCAACTGCTGCGAAAAAAGTAATTGTGGAAGTGGATGAAATTGTTCAACCTGGTGAGTTAAATCCGGAAGAAATCGTAACACCGTTTTTATATGTGGATGTAATCATCGAGGCGCAACAAGTGTTGACGAAG